Proteins found in one Campylobacter lari genomic segment:
- the rimP gene encoding ribosome maturation factor RimP, protein MNLEALCKEAGLSFYDDELTSENGRKIYRIYVQKEGGVNLDDCARLSEILSPIFDVEPPVSGEYFLEVSSCGLERKLSKIEHFAKSINELVKITTSEKEKIEAKIIAVDDENITLENLETQEKTTINFSDIRKAKTFIQW, encoded by the coding sequence ATGAATCTTGAAGCACTTTGTAAAGAAGCAGGGCTTAGCTTTTATGATGATGAGCTAACAAGTGAAAATGGTAGAAAGATTTATAGAATTTATGTGCAAAAAGAAGGTGGGGTAAATCTTGATGATTGTGCTAGGCTTAGTGAGATTTTATCGCCTATTTTTGATGTAGAACCACCTGTGAGTGGGGAGTATTTTTTAGAAGTATCAAGCTGTGGGCTTGAGAGAAAACTTAGCAAAATCGAGCATTTTGCAAAAAGCATTAACGAACTTGTAAAAATCACAACTAGTGAAAAAGAAAAAATCGAAGCAAAAATCATCGCCGTAGATGATGAAAATATCACTTTAGAAAATTTAGAAACTCAAGAAAAAACTACTATAAATTTTAGCGACATAAGAAAAGCTAAAACTTTCATACAATGGTAA
- the folK gene encoding 2-amino-4-hydroxy-6-hydroxymethyldihydropteridine diphosphokinase: MLIKGARRLEKIRFFPFYSKVDKKGKYIAIIGLGSNIEDEKKRFRSLFRLLMQDKRLQVLQTSPFLINKAFGFEEQKDFTNAVMVVSTSLHARALLKVLFFYEFKFKRKRTFKNAPRTLDLDLLYFSKKARKDEYCTVPHVGVNDRISVTLPLGLLR, from the coding sequence TTGCTGATTAAAGGAGCTAGAAGGTTAGAAAAAATTCGTTTTTTTCCTTTTTATTCAAAGGTAGATAAAAAAGGAAAATACATAGCTATTATAGGACTTGGAAGCAATATAGAAGATGAAAAAAAACGCTTTCGGAGTTTATTTAGGCTTTTAATGCAAGATAAACGTTTGCAAGTATTGCAAACATCGCCATTTTTGATTAATAAAGCTTTTGGCTTTGAAGAGCAAAAAGACTTTACTAATGCAGTGATGGTTGTAAGCACAAGTTTGCACGCAAGAGCACTTTTAAAAGTTTTGTTTTTTTATGAGTTTAAATTCAAAAGAAAAAGAACTTTTAAAAATGCTCCTAGAACGCTTGATTTGGATTTGTTGTATTTTTCAAAAAAAGCGCGTAAAGATGAGTATTGCACAGTGCCTCATGTGGGGGTAAATGATAGAATTAGCGTAACTTTGCCTTTGGGCTTGTTAAGATAA
- the flhF gene encoding flagellar biosynthesis protein FlhF, translating into MGQLIHTFTVESTDEIIPKVKQDYGDKALIVTNKQIRPKTINQKPLYEVIVAIEEADYEEHLKQNNLPMPPKKKPNTASFPEAKIQAPKFEDEKKEEDVVLDFSSKAKQKPINPYLNTSKKDDNFLNLKNKLSQVSSEISKVSNYQDFSMPNPNYDKKIEAFEKQMNKLNDKMNLLVDMMWDDKADLRKELAIPPEFASIYKQAKASGMQEVHLEAIMKATIENMPSTMKANQEAVQRYFYSLLRNMLPCRLESEIKKQKIMMLVGPTGVGKTTTLAKLAFRYAYGDRRYKTGIITLDTYRIGAVEQLFQYAKMMKLPIIDSIEPNDLDDAIRSLNTCEVILVDTTGNSQYDKAKLEKTKEFLSHSNAQIDVNLVLSANTKYEDLLETYNNFSFLNIDTLIITKFDETKVFGNVFSLLYETSTPMSFFSIGQEVPDDIEVANSDFLVRCVLEGFRRDENE; encoded by the coding sequence ATGGGACAATTGATTCATACTTTTACAGTTGAAAGCACAGATGAGATTATACCTAAGGTTAAGCAAGATTATGGCGATAAGGCTTTGATAGTAACTAATAAGCAAATTCGTCCAAAAACTATCAATCAAAAACCTTTATATGAGGTTATAGTAGCGATTGAAGAAGCTGATTATGAAGAGCATTTAAAGCAAAACAATTTACCTATGCCACCAAAGAAAAAACCAAACACAGCAAGTTTTCCTGAGGCTAAAATTCAAGCTCCAAAATTTGAAGATGAAAAAAAAGAAGAAGATGTAGTACTTGATTTTTCTTCAAAAGCTAAGCAAAAACCTATTAATCCTTATTTAAATACAAGCAAAAAAGATGATAATTTTTTAAATTTAAAAAATAAACTTTCTCAGGTTAGTTCAGAAATTAGCAAGGTTTCAAACTATCAAGATTTTTCTATGCCAAATCCAAATTATGATAAAAAAATTGAAGCCTTTGAAAAGCAAATGAATAAGCTTAATGATAAAATGAATTTGCTTGTGGATATGATGTGGGATGATAAGGCAGATTTGCGCAAAGAACTAGCTATACCACCTGAGTTTGCAAGTATTTATAAGCAAGCTAAGGCAAGTGGCATGCAAGAAGTGCATTTAGAAGCGATTATGAAAGCGACTATTGAAAATATGCCAAGTACTATGAAAGCAAATCAAGAAGCAGTGCAAAGGTATTTTTACTCACTTTTGCGTAATATGCTTCCATGTCGTTTAGAAAGTGAAATTAAAAAGCAAAAAATCATGATGTTGGTAGGCCCAACAGGAGTGGGCAAAACTACCACTTTAGCTAAACTTGCTTTTCGCTATGCTTATGGAGACAGACGCTATAAAACCGGTATTATAACTCTTGATACTTATAGAATAGGTGCAGTAGAGCAACTTTTTCAATATGCTAAGATGATGAAACTTCCTATTATTGATAGTATAGAGCCAAATGATTTAGATGATGCGATTAGAAGTTTAAATACTTGTGAGGTTATTTTAGTAGATACAACTGGAAATTCACAGTATGATAAAGCAAAACTTGAAAAAACAAAAGAATTTTTATCGCATTCTAATGCGCAAATTGATGTAAATTTAGTGCTTTCAGCAAATACAAAATATGAAGATTTATTAGAAACTTATAATAATTTTTCATTTTTAAATATAGACACTTTAATCATTACCAAATTTGATGAAACAAAAGTATTTGGAAATGTGTTTTCTTTACTTTATGAAACTAGCACTCCGATGAGCTTTTTTTCTATAGGTCAAGAAGTACCTGATGATATAGAAGTAGCAAATAGTGACTTTTTAGTGCGTTGTGTGTTAGAAGGTTTTAGAAGGGATGAAAATGAGTAA
- the rbfA gene encoding 30S ribosome-binding factor RbfA — MNPAEIKKLRTESILKELIPEALANLDNEALKNLCVVDVECKKGRYDAFVYLDKMFFNIQEQEIILNQLKKAARALQNYCMSEQGWYRCPNFHFKFDDRLEYQNHMDALFEKIKKEQNES; from the coding sequence ATGAACCCAGCTGAAATCAAAAAGCTACGCACAGAAAGCATTTTAAAAGAACTTATACCAGAAGCTTTAGCAAATTTAGACAACGAAGCTTTAAAAAATTTGTGCGTAGTGGATGTAGAGTGTAAAAAAGGCAGATATGATGCTTTTGTGTATTTAGATAAAATGTTTTTTAATATCCAAGAGCAAGAAATCATACTCAATCAGCTTAAAAAAGCTGCCCGTGCTTTGCAAAATTACTGCATGAGTGAGCAAGGGTGGTATAGATGTCCGAATTTTCACTTTAAGTTTGATGATAGATTAGAGTATCAAAACCACATGGATGCTTTATTTGAAAAAATCAAAAAGGAACAAAATGAATCTTGA
- a CDS encoding McrB family protein, whose translation MTTEELGLKLKDMYENAPKGNKVTYIHYFGIIFAEEIRKNSSSEIVKYANISKSYVAEIAKAISLADVLNQNNIIQYNHNSYKNKENQNPPLNQILYGPPGTGKTYQTIDKALEIISKEEKIQIPSKNDRINRKKLFDEYVKKGRIVFTTFHQSYGYEEFIEGIKPDIDNAAENSQEVNYKIEKGVFKELCQKALDNYKASLLTQEEFVKSEDLENKIEIFLDELVDQQKFIEKTQSGGFKLEEYNEKYRIITDDTNANLYLNLEIFKTLLENKDKIINGRSIKQILNHKHRRQIDSYYFQLVKLFKEREQDYKVDNNSSKKPDLKPYIIIIDEINRGNVSKIFGELITLIEPSKRIGEEEEIKVKLPYSGKDFGVPKNVYIIGTMNTADRSITSLDTALRRRFEFVEMMPDISKLGNIEIKSENTEKSIIDLQKLLTAINTRIEYLLDREKTIGHAFFIDVKNLEDLKQVFQNKIIPLLQEYFYNDYALIDAVLNYNGMIFEDKKDDDYLQKIKNLDNVDSERNIYSIAPFNNGIWDKIEIYQAIYDDKITNKTKNENE comes from the coding sequence ATGACCACGGAAGAACTAGGCTTAAAATTAAAGGATATGTATGAAAATGCACCCAAAGGAAATAAAGTTACTTATATTCATTATTTTGGCATTATATTTGCAGAAGAAATTAGAAAAAATAGTTCTAGTGAAATTGTTAAATATGCAAATATATCTAAAAGCTATGTAGCTGAAATAGCAAAGGCTATTTCTTTGGCAGATGTGTTAAATCAAAATAATATAATTCAATATAATCACAATAGTTATAAAAATAAAGAAAATCAAAATCCACCTTTAAATCAAATTCTTTATGGGCCTCCAGGGACAGGAAAAACTTATCAAACGATAGATAAGGCTTTAGAGATTATATCAAAAGAAGAAAAAATACAAATTCCAAGCAAAAACGATAGGATAAATAGAAAAAAGTTATTTGATGAGTATGTAAAAAAAGGGCGAATAGTTTTTACTACTTTTCATCAAAGCTATGGATATGAAGAATTTATAGAAGGTATAAAGCCTGATATCGATAACGCAGCGGAAAATTCTCAAGAAGTAAATTATAAAATAGAAAAGGGAGTTTTTAAAGAACTTTGTCAAAAAGCTTTGGATAATTACAAAGCATCTTTATTAACACAAGAAGAATTTGTAAAGAGTGAAGATTTAGAAAATAAAATAGAAATTTTTTTAGATGAATTAGTAGATCAACAAAAATTTATAGAAAAAACTCAAAGTGGTGGATTTAAATTAGAAGAATATAATGAAAAATATAGAATTATCACAGATGATACTAATGCAAATTTATATTTAAATTTAGAAATTTTTAAAACGCTTTTGGAAAATAAAGATAAGATTATAAACGGAAGAAGCATTAAGCAAATTTTAAATCATAAACATAGAAGACAAATTGATAGTTATTATTTTCAGCTAGTTAAATTATTTAAAGAACGAGAGCAAGATTATAAAGTAGATAATAATTCTAGTAAAAAGCCGGATTTAAAACCTTACATAATCATCATAGATGAAATTAATCGTGGTAATGTAAGTAAGATTTTTGGTGAACTTATAACCTTGATAGAACCTAGCAAAAGGATAGGTGAAGAAGAGGAAATAAAAGTAAAATTACCTTATAGTGGTAAAGATTTTGGAGTGCCTAAAAATGTTTATATCATAGGCACTATGAATACAGCCGATAGAAGTATCACTTCTCTTGATACGGCTTTAAGAAGGCGTTTTGAATTTGTTGAGATGATGCCTGATATTAGTAAATTAGGAAATATAGAAATTAAAAGTGAAAATACAGAAAAAAGTATCATAGATTTACAAAAGTTATTAACAGCTATCAACACTCGTATAGAATACTTACTTGATAGAGAAAAAACCATAGGTCATGCATTTTTTATAGATGTTAAAAATTTAGAAGATTTAAAACAAGTATTTCAAAATAAGATTATCCCTCTTTTACAAGAGTATTTTTATAATGATTATGCTTTAATTGATGCGGTTTTAAATTATAATGGTATGATTTTTGAAGATAAAAAAGATGACGATTATCTTCAAAAAATAAAAAATTTAGACAATGTAGATAGCGAGAGAAATATTTATAGTATTGCTCCATTTAATAATGGAATTTGGGATAAAATAGAAATATATCAAGCAATTTATGATGATAAAATAACAAATAAAACAAAAAACGAAAATGAATAA
- the ribD gene encoding bifunctional diaminohydroxyphosphoribosylaminopyrimidine deaminase/5-amino-6-(5-phosphoribosylamino)uracil reductase RibD produces the protein MNHEFYMNLAIDEAWKYQLLTYPNPAVGCVILDKNGKILSIEAHKEAGKAHAELEAVSKALKELNPNLDLPQNANDLHEFICQNHQGLLKGASAYVSLEPCNHQGKTPPCAKLFSALGFSEVFIATKDDHKLASGGAEFLKNQDIKVHMGICEQRAKELLKPFLKWQKSSFKFFKLALSLNGSAYGKIVSSKASRTYAHALRSKLDLLVVGGETIRHDRPILDARLAQTKAPNLCILSHQNLESFDPNIPLFSVAEREIFTSIPSEAKLIMYEGGENFLKAFKDELDMLLIFSSSNLNTLENVKLDLKLKPLYKGFLENDTYGFYEIIKS, from the coding sequence ATGAATCACGAATTTTATATGAATTTAGCCATAGATGAAGCTTGGAAATATCAGCTTTTAACCTACCCAAATCCAGCCGTAGGTTGTGTGATCTTAGATAAAAATGGCAAAATTTTAAGCATAGAAGCACACAAAGAAGCGGGCAAGGCTCATGCAGAGCTTGAAGCAGTGAGTAAAGCCTTAAAAGAGCTTAATCCAAATTTAGATTTACCCCAAAATGCAAACGATTTACATGAGTTTATTTGTCAAAATCATCAAGGTTTGCTAAAAGGCGCTAGTGCTTATGTGAGTTTAGAACCTTGCAATCATCAGGGTAAAACCCCACCTTGTGCGAAACTTTTTAGCGCGCTTGGTTTTAGTGAAGTTTTTATCGCTACTAAAGATGATCACAAGCTCGCAAGTGGTGGAGCAGAGTTTTTAAAAAATCAAGATATAAAAGTTCACATGGGAATTTGCGAGCAAAGAGCCAAAGAGCTTTTAAAGCCTTTTTTAAAATGGCAAAAATCAAGTTTTAAATTTTTTAAACTAGCTCTTTCTTTAAATGGCTCTGCTTATGGTAAAATCGTAAGTTCTAAAGCAAGTAGAACTTACGCTCATGCATTACGCTCAAAGCTTGATTTGCTTGTAGTGGGTGGAGAAACTATAAGGCATGATAGGCCTATTTTAGATGCAAGGCTAGCTCAAACTAAAGCGCCAAATTTATGCATACTAAGCCATCAAAATTTAGAAAGTTTTGATCCAAACATTCCTTTATTTAGCGTAGCTGAAAGAGAAATTTTTACAAGTATTCCTAGTGAAGCAAAGCTCATCATGTATGAGGGTGGGGAGAATTTTTTAAAAGCCTTTAAAGATGAGCTAGATATGCTTTTGATTTTTTCAAGCTCAAATTTAAATACTCTTGAAAATGTTAAGTTAGATTTAAAACTAAAGCCTTTATACAAAGGCTTTTTAGAAAATGATACTTATGGATTTTATGAGATTATTAAATCTTAG
- a CDS encoding M24 family metallopeptidase, whose product MNFILKNENALFYECGYSCDNALFLKLEDEAFFITDARYSFEASEMIKNAKVVLAQDLFASARELLEKAGVGRVCFDPKDFSYFEFKELSKSANIVFEEKLDLSKNKRIIKNAKELQLLQKAVNFGKECFEEFANFISQEGYGKSEKELHFKACEIFQKKGALGLSFSPIVAINENAAKAHALPSDKCLEYGDLLLVDAGVAYQRYCSDRTRTACFDENGIVFDKNKPNFKDKEIMQIYEVVKQAQLQAIEKARVGMMARELDFIAREVIKNAGFEKEFIHSLGHGVGLDIHELPNISPRSDYELKEGMVFTIEPGIYIKDKLGIRIEDMVYLDKEKAVVL is encoded by the coding sequence ATGAATTTTATCTTAAAAAACGAAAATGCACTTTTTTATGAGTGTGGCTATTCTTGCGATAATGCTTTGTTTTTAAAACTTGAAGATGAAGCATTTTTCATCACTGATGCAAGATATAGCTTTGAAGCTAGCGAAATGATAAAAAATGCTAAGGTGGTTTTAGCACAAGATCTTTTTGCTAGTGCTAGAGAGCTTTTAGAAAAAGCAGGAGTTGGTAGGGTGTGTTTTGACCCAAAAGACTTTAGTTATTTTGAATTTAAAGAACTTAGTAAAAGTGCAAATATCGTTTTTGAAGAAAAATTAGACTTGAGTAAAAACAAACGCATTATAAAAAATGCTAAGGAATTACAACTTTTGCAAAAGGCTGTAAATTTTGGTAAAGAATGCTTTGAAGAATTTGCTAATTTTATCAGCCAAGAAGGTTATGGAAAAAGTGAAAAAGAATTACATTTTAAAGCATGTGAAATTTTTCAAAAAAAAGGTGCTTTAGGACTTTCTTTTTCACCTATTGTTGCTATTAATGAAAATGCAGCTAAGGCACACGCTTTACCTAGTGATAAATGTTTAGAATATGGAGATTTGTTATTAGTTGATGCGGGTGTGGCTTATCAAAGGTATTGTTCTGATCGTACAAGAACGGCTTGTTTTGATGAAAATGGCATAGTATTTGATAAAAATAAGCCAAATTTTAAAGATAAAGAAATTATGCAAATTTATGAAGTGGTCAAGCAAGCCCAGCTTCAAGCTATTGAAAAAGCACGCGTTGGTATGATGGCAAGGGAGCTTGATTTTATCGCAAGAGAAGTGATTAAAAATGCAGGTTTTGAAAAAGAATTTATTCATAGTTTAGGACATGGAGTGGGGCTTGATATACATGAGTTGCCAAACATTAGTCCAAGAAGTGATTATGAGTTAAAAGAGGGTATGGTATTTACTATTGAACCTGGAATTTATATCAAAGATAAACTTGGTATTAGGATAGAAGATATGGTCTATCTTGATAAAGAAAAGGCAGTGGTGTTATAA
- the aroQ gene encoding type II 3-dehydroquinate dehydratase, with the protein MKVMVIQGPNINMLGVRETHIYGNMKMEDIHEQMKQAAKQANVEIEFFQSNFEGELVDKIQECLGSVDGVIINAAAYAHTSIAIRDAIAAINMPVIEVHISNTYRREEFRQKSMIAPVCAGSVVGFGPFGYHMALMGLFQIFDQINAYKAAQAKAQQANQ; encoded by the coding sequence ATGAAAGTTATGGTAATACAAGGACCAAACATCAATATGCTTGGTGTGAGAGAAACTCATATTTATGGCAATATGAAAATGGAAGATATCCATGAGCAAATGAAACAAGCTGCAAAACAAGCTAATGTAGAGATCGAGTTTTTTCAAAGCAATTTTGAAGGTGAGCTAGTTGATAAAATTCAAGAATGCTTAGGTAGTGTAGATGGAGTGATTATTAATGCAGCTGCTTATGCACATACTTCTATAGCAATCCGTGATGCGATTGCAGCGATTAATATGCCTGTGATTGAAGTGCATATTAGCAATACTTATAGAAGAGAAGAATTCAGACAAAAAAGCATGATAGCACCAGTTTGCGCAGGTAGTGTGGTAGGTTTTGGTCCTTTTGGTTATCATATGGCTTTAATGGGACTTTTCCAAATTTTTGATCAAATCAATGCATATAAAGCAGCTCAAGCAAAAGCACAACAAGCAAATCAATGA
- a CDS encoding metallo-dependent hydrolase, subgroup D: MFIIAPKIILTCDDDFNILENKAVLFDDNILEINSLENLQKSYPQAKLIPTPKDTLLLPAFINPHTHLEFSANNGNLVFGDFLKWLDSVFNNREQLNEKAKEKLISQNIHKMLKSGTATIGEISSFGSDLSPCINSQARVVFFNEILGSNENFIQAKKEEFLTRYEKSMRFKTSKFIPAISVHAPYSTHPELAKFAIKLARENDHLLSTHFLESNHENNWLRFKKGGFKKSLAKFSKNPMPFYTPQSFLELFKDQRTLFTHCVHFKEWDLLDKNLHSITHCVFSNRLLSKNTFKLKSALKNGVNIHLGTDGLSSNTSLSMLDEMRANLLIHDDLELENFAKILLLMATNKAAKALNLNLGQIQKGKIADFSLFALPNSVNLKQLPLQFILQSKEVLKLFIEGKECRL, from the coding sequence ATGTTTATAATAGCACCTAAAATCATCTTAACTTGCGATGATGATTTTAATATTTTAGAAAACAAAGCAGTTCTTTTTGATGATAATATTTTAGAAATTAATAGCTTAGAAAATTTACAAAAATCCTACCCACAAGCTAAGCTTATACCAACTCCAAAAGATACCTTACTTTTACCTGCTTTTATCAATCCACACACGCATTTAGAATTTAGTGCAAATAATGGAAATTTAGTCTTTGGAGATTTTTTAAAATGGCTTGATAGTGTTTTTAATAACCGCGAGCAATTAAATGAAAAAGCCAAAGAAAAATTAATCTCACAAAATATCCATAAAATGCTAAAAAGTGGCACTGCTACCATAGGAGAAATTTCAAGCTTTGGGAGTGATTTAAGCCCTTGTATCAATTCACAAGCTAGAGTGGTATTTTTTAATGAAATTTTAGGTTCAAATGAAAATTTTATCCAAGCTAAAAAAGAGGAATTTTTAACTCGCTATGAAAAAAGCATGCGTTTTAAAACTTCTAAATTTATCCCTGCTATTTCAGTACATGCACCCTACTCAACTCACCCAGAGCTTGCCAAATTTGCTATAAAACTTGCTAGAGAAAATGATCATTTGCTAAGCACACATTTTCTTGAAAGCAATCATGAAAACAACTGGCTAAGGTTTAAAAAAGGTGGTTTTAAAAAAAGCTTGGCTAAATTTAGCAAAAATCCTATGCCATTTTACACTCCACAAAGTTTTTTAGAACTTTTTAAAGATCAAAGGACTTTATTTACACATTGTGTGCATTTTAAAGAATGGGATTTGCTAGATAAAAATTTACACTCCATCACGCATTGTGTTTTTTCAAACAGACTTTTGAGTAAAAATACTTTTAAATTAAAATCTGCTTTAAAAAATGGTGTTAATATCCACCTAGGAACTGATGGTTTAAGTTCAAATACCTCTTTAAGTATGCTTGATGAAATGAGAGCAAATTTACTTATACATGATGATTTAGAGTTAGAAAATTTTGCTAAAATATTGCTTTTAATGGCGACTAACAAAGCCGCAAAAGCTTTAAATTTAAACCTAGGTCAAATTCAAAAAGGCAAAATAGCAGATTTTAGTCTTTTTGCTTTACCAAATAGTGTAAATTTAAAACAACTTCCTTTGCAGTTTATCTTACAAAGCAAAGAAGTGTTAAAACTTTTTATAGAAGGGAAAGAATGCAGATTATAA
- the sppA gene encoding signal peptide peptidase SppA, with the protein MQIIKSFFKGIGKIISYINTYFKTFVFLFIVFLILAPSGDNAKLSNANLAQINLKGEISDASNLLEQIYKVKDDKAIKGVLLFIDSPGGAFAPSMEIALAIQDLKAKKPVVVYAGGTIASGSYLSAVGADMIIANPASFVGSIGVIMQGFEVSELAQKLGINEQTIKAGSYKEAGTFMRKWSEDEKDFLQNLANQSYELFTQFVAKNRKLDLNQTNSWADAKVFLANEALKLKLIDKIGNYEQAKKEVEKLAKVQNPIWQKEDAIDKFLKRLEEQSASFFANTLTQFFTQVSSQKIY; encoded by the coding sequence ATGCAGATTATAAAATCATTTTTTAAAGGAATTGGAAAAATCATCTCTTATATCAACACTTATTTTAAAACCTTTGTGTTTTTGTTTATCGTGTTTTTAATCCTTGCTCCAAGCGGGGATAATGCCAAGCTTTCTAATGCAAACTTAGCTCAAATTAATCTTAAAGGCGAAATTAGCGATGCGAGTAATCTTTTAGAACAAATTTACAAAGTCAAAGATGATAAAGCTATAAAAGGGGTTTTGCTTTTTATAGATAGCCCTGGTGGAGCTTTTGCGCCAAGTATGGAAATAGCCTTAGCTATACAAGATCTTAAAGCTAAAAAGCCTGTGGTAGTCTATGCAGGTGGAACTATAGCAAGTGGAAGCTACCTAAGTGCAGTGGGAGCTGATATGATCATCGCTAATCCTGCTAGCTTTGTAGGATCTATTGGGGTAATCATGCAAGGCTTTGAAGTAAGTGAGCTTGCACAAAAACTTGGTATAAATGAGCAAACTATCAAAGCAGGAAGTTATAAAGAAGCAGGAACTTTTATGCGTAAATGGAGTGAAGATGAAAAAGACTTTTTACAAAATTTAGCCAATCAAAGCTATGAGCTTTTCACGCAATTTGTAGCTAAAAATCGCAAGCTAGACTTAAACCAAACAAACTCATGGGCTGATGCAAAAGTGTTTTTAGCAAACGAGGCTTTAAAATTAAAACTCATTGATAAAATAGGTAATTACGAGCAAGCCAAAAAAGAAGTAGAAAAACTAGCCAAAGTGCAAAACCCTATCTGGCAAAAAGAAGATGCTATAGATAAGTTTTTAAAACGATTAGAAGAGCAAAGTGCTAGCTTTTTTGCTAACACTTTGACACAATTTTTCACACAGGTAAGCTCACAAAAAATCTACTAA
- a CDS encoding McrBC 5-methylcytosine restriction system, component McrC, protein MNNTFSIIEYQAFSKEDLKEIFKEKAEIFYKELEDFAKNNESLLGFKSKNALKAKNYVGIIQTKSGVLEILPKCTNLKKYTANNKSKSKLFLKENFKKTYTIDNNNELSTKFSYFQDCKIFTNTKIKDFKNLKIKKFYSLAKTNFCPKNLLINMLKTLKNSPFKKSQISSLQIAKMPLFEVFITMFLDEFDSVYKKGLMRSYVSSEENRTFLKGKLLFNEHIKSNLIHKERFFTSSDEFVLDIAPNRLIKSTLNFLKSKTSLSKFKIIKAMQMLDEVEFSKNYEKDFSFKISRHFDYYENILSWCKIFLQNKTFTLYKGKNEAFALLFPMEKLFENYVAYMFKLANPNENIKTQSRGKYLISKNDEKCFMLKPDLYIENKMILDTKWKIPDDNEDEKKHGISQSDLYQMFAYANKYEIKEIYLIYPLCERTFDLREKLKTKDIKFLAQGFLKACDEHVKLKVFFAPLPF, encoded by the coding sequence ATGAATAACACCTTTTCTATCATCGAATACCAAGCTTTTTCTAAAGAAGATTTAAAAGAAATTTTCAAAGAAAAAGCTGAAATATTTTATAAAGAGCTAGAAGACTTCGCAAAAAACAATGAAAGTCTTCTAGGCTTTAAAAGTAAAAACGCCTTAAAAGCTAAAAATTATGTCGGCATTATACAGACTAAAAGCGGTGTTTTGGAGATCTTACCAAAATGTACAAATTTAAAAAAATATACAGCTAACAATAAGAGCAAATCAAAACTATTTTTAAAAGAAAATTTTAAAAAGACTTATACAATAGACAATAATAATGAATTATCTACAAAATTTAGTTATTTTCAAGATTGTAAAATTTTTACGAATACTAAAATCAAAGATTTTAAAAATCTTAAAATAAAAAAATTTTATAGTCTAGCAAAAACAAATTTTTGCCCCAAAAATCTTTTAATCAATATGCTAAAAACCTTAAAAAATTCTCCCTTTAAAAAGTCTCAAATTTCATCTTTACAAATTGCCAAAATGCCTTTGTTTGAAGTATTTATCACGATGTTTTTAGATGAATTTGATAGTGTGTATAAAAAAGGTTTGATGAGATCTTATGTAAGTAGCGAAGAAAACAGAACTTTTTTAAAAGGAAAATTACTTTTTAATGAGCATATAAAATCAAATTTAATACACAAAGAAAGATTTTTCACAAGTAGCGATGAGTTTGTTTTAGACATAGCTCCAAATCGCTTGATAAAATCAACGCTAAATTTTTTAAAATCCAAAACAAGCTTGAGTAAATTTAAAATCATCAAAGCTATGCAAATGCTTGATGAGGTAGAGTTTTCTAAAAATTACGAAAAAGATTTTAGTTTTAAAATTTCAAGACATTTTGATTATTATGAAAATATACTTTCTTGGTGTAAGATATTTTTACAAAATAAAACCTTTACTCTATATAAAGGCAAAAACGAAGCCTTTGCCTTGCTTTTTCCTATGGAAAAGCTTTTTGAAAACTATGTGGCTTATATGTTTAAACTTGCTAATCCTAATGAAAATATAAAAACCCAAAGTCGTGGAAAGTATCTAATTTCAAAAAATGATGAAAAATGTTTTATGTTAAAGCCTGATTTATATATAGAAAATAAAATGATCTTAGATACCAAATGGAAAATTCCAGATGATAACGAAGATGAGAAAAAACATGGTATATCGCAAAGCGATTTATACCAAATGTTTGCTTATGCAAACAAATACGAGATAAAGGAAATTTATCTTATTTATCCTCTATGTGAGAGAACTTTTGACTTAAGAGAGAAGTTAAAAACTAAAGATATTAAGTTTTTAGCACAAGGTTTTTTAAAAGCTTGCGATGAACATGTAAAGCTTAAGGTATTTTTTGCACCTTTACCTTTTTAG